One Thermoflexus hugenholtzii JAD2 DNA segment encodes these proteins:
- the hutI gene encoding imidazolonepropionase yields MNVDLLIRHAAQVVTPRGRGPLRGAAMGLLTVIPDGAVAIREGRIVAVGPTREIEAQITEAAEILEARGRAVVPGLVDPHTHLIWAGDRAAEFEQRLKGATYLEILQAGGGILATVRATRAASPEQLMAETRARMDRMLLHGTTTAEAKTGYGLEWETERRLLDLLHRLNAAHPLDLVPTFMGAHAIPAEYQEDPSAYVAVLIEEMLPTVAAWRFAHHGLWCPPWEDGRAAWFCDVFCERGAFDPEQTRRILEAAKDLGFGLKVHADEFEPPLGAVPLAVALRAVSVDHLVSTPPEHLEQLARSETIGVMLPGTSFGLGSTRYAPARRLIDAGGALALATDLNPGTSWCESLPMMMALATRYMGLSPAEALTAVTLNAACAVGLGHEIGSLEPGKAADLVILEAPDYRHLAYRYGVSLVHTVIKRGRVVVQDGVLRIPEK; encoded by the coding sequence GTGAATGTTGATCTGTTGATCCGTCACGCTGCCCAGGTGGTCACCCCGCGGGGGCGCGGGCCCCTGCGCGGGGCGGCCATGGGGCTCCTCACCGTGATCCCCGACGGCGCTGTGGCCATCCGGGAAGGCCGCATCGTGGCGGTGGGGCCCACCCGGGAGATCGAGGCCCAGATCACCGAGGCCGCGGAGATCCTCGAGGCCCGGGGCCGGGCGGTGGTCCCGGGCCTCGTTGATCCCCATACCCACCTCATCTGGGCGGGGGATCGGGCCGCGGAGTTCGAGCAGCGCCTGAAAGGGGCCACCTACCTGGAGATCCTGCAGGCGGGAGGAGGGATCCTCGCCACCGTGCGGGCCACGCGGGCCGCCTCCCCCGAGCAGCTGATGGCGGAGACCCGCGCCCGGATGGACCGGATGCTGCTCCACGGCACAACCACCGCGGAGGCGAAGACCGGATACGGCCTGGAGTGGGAAACCGAGCGTCGTCTGCTGGACCTCCTTCATCGATTGAACGCGGCGCATCCTCTGGATCTGGTGCCCACGTTCATGGGAGCCCATGCCATACCGGCGGAATACCAGGAGGATCCCTCCGCCTACGTGGCCGTGCTGATCGAGGAGATGCTCCCCACCGTCGCGGCCTGGCGGTTTGCCCACCACGGGCTCTGGTGTCCGCCCTGGGAGGATGGGCGGGCGGCCTGGTTCTGTGACGTGTTCTGCGAGCGAGGGGCCTTCGATCCGGAGCAGACCCGGCGCATCTTGGAGGCCGCGAAGGACCTGGGGTTCGGCCTCAAGGTGCACGCCGATGAGTTCGAGCCCCCGTTGGGAGCGGTGCCCCTGGCGGTGGCCCTGAGAGCGGTCAGCGTCGATCACCTGGTGAGCACGCCGCCGGAGCACCTGGAGCAGCTGGCCCGCTCGGAGACCATCGGGGTGATGCTCCCGGGGACTTCCTTCGGGCTGGGGAGCACACGGTATGCCCCGGCTCGTCGGCTGATCGACGCCGGGGGCGCCCTGGCCCTGGCTACAGACCTCAACCCCGGGACCTCTTGGTGCGAATCGTTGCCGATGATGATGGCCCTGGCGACCCGCTATATGGGCCTCAGCCCGGCGGAGGCCCTGACCGCCGTCACCCTCAACGCGGCCTGCGCCGTCGGGCTGGGCCATGAGATCGGGAGCCTGGAGCCGGGGAAGGCGGCAGACCTCGTGATCCTGGAGGCACCGGATTACCGGCATCTGGCCTACCGGTATGGCGTCAGCCTGGTCCACACGGTGATCAAACGCGGGCGCGTGGTGGTGCAGGACGGCGTCCTCCGCATCCCGGAGAAGTAA
- the hutU gene encoding urocanate hydratase encodes MSASGTAPVIRAPRGSTLTCKNWQIEAAYRMIQNNLDPEVAADPANLIVYGGRGKAARNWECFYAILEALRNLEPDETLLVQSGKPVAIFRTHELAPRVLIANSNLVPHWATWEVFDELERKGLIMFGQMTAGAWIYIGTQGILQGTYETLAACARTHFGGSLKGRWVLTAGLGEMGGAQPLAITMNEGVGLIVEVDPRRARRRLEHGFLDEIVEDLEEALRRVERYRKAGQARSIGLLGNAAEVFPELARRGIIPDVVTDQTPAHDPLMYVPRGLSVWEAEELRAKDPQTYVRRARESMAVHVEAMLAFHRAGAVVFDYGNNLRQQAYEMGVKDAFAYPGFVQAYIRPLFCEGKGPFRWVALSGDAEDIYRTDQAILELFPENESLRRWITMAQKRVRFQGLPARICWLGYGERDRAGLYFNELVRKGELSAPIVIGRDHLDAGSVASPNRETEGMKDGSDAISDWPILNALLNAVAGATWVAFHHGGGVGIGYSQHAGMVVVADGTKEAEWRLERVLRTDPGLGVVRHADAGYEKAIEVARRHGIKMPMLK; translated from the coding sequence ATGTCTGCGAGCGGGACGGCCCCGGTGATCCGTGCGCCCCGGGGAAGCACGTTAACCTGCAAGAACTGGCAGATCGAAGCGGCCTACCGGATGATCCAGAACAACCTGGATCCGGAGGTGGCCGCTGATCCGGCGAACCTGATCGTCTACGGCGGCCGCGGCAAGGCCGCCCGCAACTGGGAATGCTTCTACGCCATCCTGGAAGCCCTCCGCAATCTGGAGCCCGACGAAACCCTTCTGGTGCAGTCCGGCAAGCCGGTCGCCATCTTCCGCACCCACGAGCTGGCCCCCCGCGTCCTGATCGCCAACAGCAACTTGGTCCCCCACTGGGCCACCTGGGAGGTCTTCGACGAGCTGGAGCGCAAGGGCCTGATCATGTTCGGCCAGATGACGGCCGGGGCCTGGATCTACATCGGCACCCAGGGGATCCTCCAGGGGACCTATGAGACGCTGGCGGCCTGCGCCCGGACTCATTTCGGGGGCAGCCTTAAGGGGAGGTGGGTGTTGACGGCGGGCTTGGGGGAGATGGGCGGCGCCCAGCCCCTGGCCATCACGATGAACGAAGGGGTGGGCCTGATCGTGGAGGTGGACCCGCGTCGGGCGCGGCGGCGCCTGGAGCACGGGTTCCTCGATGAGATCGTGGAGGATCTGGAGGAGGCCCTGCGGCGGGTGGAACGCTACCGGAAGGCGGGGCAGGCCCGTTCCATTGGGTTGTTGGGCAACGCCGCTGAGGTCTTCCCCGAGCTTGCCCGCCGGGGCATCATCCCGGACGTGGTGACCGATCAGACTCCCGCCCACGATCCATTGATGTATGTCCCCCGTGGGCTCTCCGTGTGGGAGGCAGAGGAGCTGCGGGCGAAAGATCCCCAAACCTACGTCCGGCGGGCCAGGGAGAGCATGGCGGTCCACGTGGAGGCCATGCTCGCCTTCCATCGGGCGGGGGCGGTGGTGTTCGATTACGGCAACAACCTGCGCCAGCAGGCTTACGAGATGGGGGTGAAGGACGCCTTCGCCTATCCGGGGTTCGTGCAGGCTTACATCCGGCCGCTGTTCTGCGAGGGGAAGGGTCCCTTCCGCTGGGTCGCCCTCTCCGGGGACGCCGAGGACATCTATCGGACGGATCAGGCCATCCTGGAGCTGTTCCCCGAGAACGAAAGCCTGCGCCGCTGGATCACCATGGCGCAGAAGCGGGTGCGGTTCCAGGGGCTGCCTGCCCGGATCTGCTGGCTGGGCTACGGGGAGCGCGACCGGGCCGGGCTCTACTTCAACGAGCTGGTGCGTAAAGGGGAGCTGAGCGCGCCGATCGTCATCGGGCGGGATCACCTGGACGCGGGCTCGGTGGCCAGCCCCAATCGGGAGACCGAGGGGATGAAGGACGGCTCGGACGCCATCAGCGACTGGCCGATCCTCAATGCCCTGCTCAACGCCGTGGCCGGCGCCACGTGGGTGGCCTTCCACCACGGCGGCGGCGTCGGCATCGGCTACAGCCAGCACGCGGGGATGGTGGTGGTGGCCGACGGCACAAAGGAGGCAGAGTGGCGCCTGGAGCGGGTGCTGCGAACGGATCCGGGCCTGGGGGTGGTGCGCCACGCGGACGCCGGCTACGAGAAAGCCATCGAAGTCGCCCGCCGGCATGGGATCAAGATGCCGATGCTGAAATGA